The following proteins are encoded in a genomic region of Thioclava nitratireducens:
- a CDS encoding carbohydrate ABC transporter permease, with amino-acid sequence MKILHKGYLAGPIIGALWALVMSVTLGVAISFATGAAAKPALIGSLILGLATGFARVRIANRWAADAVAVVVALVLMAIGLGALQFDESFNFVWRVVLSVVLAGTVSIPLNSILRELQFGALTRHQFEDAVIRFLTGFGYIFFTAIVVIPFYVMVMTSMKSQQQLMLNPLDFSIDLSRGWHLFDSYYELMTRFHFGRYLWTSFYVSVLTVLLTLLFSVPGAYAVARLRFRGQKVFSRGILLIYMVPMIVLALPIYIAYSMVGLRNSILGIVMIYPVTTIPVALYMLQGYFRGLPVEVEEAGLMDGLSRLKVIWKITLPLALPAMASVGLYVFMIAWNEFLLAFMLLDDPSKFTLTRGIASLNSSEIPRQHLMAGAVIATVPIMALFLGLERFMTRGLTAGAVKG; translated from the coding sequence ATGAAAATCCTGCATAAAGGCTATCTCGCCGGGCCGATCATCGGAGCGCTCTGGGCGCTGGTCATGTCGGTCACGCTGGGGGTCGCGATTTCCTTCGCCACCGGGGCTGCGGCCAAGCCTGCGCTGATCGGCTCGCTGATCCTCGGGCTCGCGACCGGGTTTGCCCGCGTGCGCATCGCCAATCGATGGGCTGCGGATGCGGTGGCGGTGGTCGTGGCGCTGGTGCTGATGGCCATCGGCCTCGGCGCGCTGCAATTCGACGAAAGCTTCAACTTTGTCTGGCGCGTCGTCCTCAGCGTTGTGCTCGCGGGCACGGTGTCGATCCCGCTCAACTCGATCCTGCGCGAGCTGCAATTCGGCGCGCTCACCCGCCACCAGTTCGAGGATGCGGTGATCCGCTTCCTGACCGGTTTCGGCTACATCTTCTTCACCGCGATCGTGGTCATCCCGTTCTACGTGATGGTCATGACCTCGATGAAGTCGCAGCAGCAGCTGATGCTCAACCCGCTCGATTTCTCGATCGACCTGAGCCGGGGCTGGCACCTGTTCGACAGCTATTACGAGCTGATGACGCGGTTCCATTTCGGCCGCTACCTCTGGACGAGCTTCTACGTCTCGGTGCTGACCGTGCTGCTGACGCTGCTGTTCTCGGTGCCCGGCGCCTATGCGGTGGCGCGGCTGCGCTTCCGTGGGCAGAAAGTGTTCTCGCGCGGTATCCTGCTGATCTACATGGTGCCGATGATCGTGCTCGCGCTGCCGATCTACATCGCCTACTCGATGGTGGGTCTGCGCAACTCGATCCTCGGGATCGTGATGATCTATCCGGTCACCACTATTCCCGTCGCGCTCTACATGCTGCAGGGCTATTTCCGCGGCCTCCCCGTCGAGGTCGAGGAGGCGGGGCTGATGGACGGGCTCTCGCGGCTCAAGGTGATCTGGAAGATCACGCTGCCGCTGGCGCTGCCCGCGATGGCCTCGGTCGGGCTCTATGTCTTCATGATCGCGTGGAACGAGTTCCTGCTCGCCTTCATGCTGCTCGACGATCCCAGCAAATTCACCCTCACGCGAGGCATCGCCTCGCTCAACTCCTCCGAGATCCCGCGCCAGCACCTGATGGCGGGCGCCGTCATCGCGACGGTGCCGATCATGGCGCTGTTCCTCGGGCTCGAACGTTTCATGACCCGCGGCCTGACGGCCGGCGCGGTGAAAGGATAA
- a CDS encoding carbohydrate ABC transporter permease, producing MTDISPPKGRGALARREARLAWGLLFPTIAIVALVVIVPLLAIFWISVKPVTLGDLRPAEIRTRVALRERGDQPLLELRVINPSGEQEMTKAGLNVTLPEGVTLTGDLPQGCAMDGQDLSCDFGTLEPGANERFRVDAQVTGDTRAAERAMRDAEVTATGHVSNVLTNSTFTLENFRRLFSGSEFWSVLGITLFYTVFGTLGALVVGLFAALLLNKSFRGQGILRGLYLFPYVAPVIAVAFTWITLFDPYSGSANALLVQMGVSEGAINFFGAKPLALIMVTVFEIWRYFPLSFLFILARMQSIDTDMYEAADMDGASPFQKFWYLSMPQLLGILSVLFLLRFIWTFNKFDDIFLLTGGNAGTRVLTVNVYEQAFAVSNIGAGAAVAVVIFACLLVFSGLFFRTMSREEGL from the coding sequence ATGACCGACATATCGCCGCCCAAGGGGCGCGGCGCGCTTGCCCGTCGCGAAGCGCGTCTCGCCTGGGGCCTGCTGTTCCCGACCATCGCGATCGTGGCGCTCGTCGTGATCGTGCCGCTGCTGGCGATCTTCTGGATCTCCGTGAAGCCGGTGACGTTGGGCGATCTGCGTCCGGCCGAGATCCGCACGCGGGTGGCGCTGCGCGAGCGGGGCGATCAGCCGCTTCTCGAGTTGCGCGTGATCAATCCGTCGGGCGAGCAGGAGATGACCAAGGCGGGGTTGAATGTGACCCTGCCCGAGGGCGTGACGCTGACCGGCGATCTGCCTCAGGGCTGCGCGATGGACGGGCAGGACCTGTCTTGCGATTTCGGCACGCTCGAACCCGGCGCGAACGAGCGGTTCCGCGTCGATGCGCAGGTGACCGGCGATACCCGCGCGGCAGAGCGCGCGATGCGTGACGCCGAGGTCACGGCGACCGGCCACGTCTCGAACGTCCTGACGAATTCCACCTTCACGCTCGAAAACTTCCGCCGGCTCTTTTCGGGCAGCGAGTTCTGGAGCGTGCTGGGTATCACGCTGTTCTACACGGTCTTCGGCACGCTGGGTGCGCTGGTCGTGGGGCTGTTCGCGGCGCTGCTGCTCAACAAGAGCTTCCGCGGGCAGGGCATTCTGCGCGGGCTTTACCTGTTTCCCTATGTGGCCCCGGTGATCGCGGTGGCCTTCACCTGGATCACGCTCTTCGATCCCTATTCCGGCTCCGCCAACGCGCTGCTGGTGCAGATGGGCGTGAGCGAAGGCGCGATCAACTTCTTCGGGGCCAAGCCGCTCGCGCTGATCATGGTGACGGTGTTCGAGATCTGGCGCTATTTCCCGCTCTCGTTCCTTTTCATCCTCGCGCGAATGCAGAGCATCGACACGGATATGTACGAGGCGGCGGATATGGACGGGGCCTCGCCGTTCCAGAAATTCTGGTATCTCTCGATGCCGCAGCTGCTGGGGATCCTCTCGGTCCTGTTCCTGCTGCGCTTCATCTGGACCTTCAACAAGTTCGACGACATCTTCCTGCTCACCGGCGGCAATGCCGGCACGCGGGTCCTGACGGTCAATGTCTACGAACAGGCTTTCGCGGTGTCGAATATCGGTGCGGGTGCCGCGGTCGCCGTGGTGATCTTCGCCTGCCTTCTGGTTTTCTCGGGGCTGTTCTTCCGCACCATGAGCCGGGAGGAAGGGCTATGA
- a CDS encoding LacI family DNA-binding transcriptional regulator, with the protein MEEIRDTDKKPSEPAPRRVRISDLAQALGLTKSTVSRALNNYSDISPETRERVARVAAEMGYAPMPYAQAVRTGRVRALGLVLELDAPDRYGPFLTDFLGGITQEASLEGWTLTIASSNSREEMEDTVTRLLQEHKVDGFILPRTQVVDPRVKFLQSKHVPFVLFGRTGHGKPDPGLSWFDVDGEGAMRAAVARLAGFGHRRIAFAGSHTSYNFALLRRDGYRKGLEEAGLPFDPALEVMEVSNRAEGAEAARQLLDLAEPATAIVYSTDATALGAYDVARERGQTIGRDLSVISYDGIPEGRMVDPPLTTFAVDSQHAGARLASLLIAQLRGAPPGELTELVAAQLEPGGSDGPPVDP; encoded by the coding sequence ATGGAGGAGATTCGCGACACCGATAAGAAACCGTCCGAGCCGGCACCGCGCCGAGTTCGGATCTCTGACCTTGCGCAGGCGCTGGGGCTGACCAAGAGCACCGTGTCGCGCGCGCTCAACAACTATTCCGACATCTCGCCCGAAACCCGCGAACGCGTGGCGCGGGTGGCAGCCGAGATGGGCTACGCGCCGATGCCCTATGCGCAGGCGGTGCGTACGGGGCGGGTGCGGGCGCTGGGCCTGGTGCTCGAACTGGACGCACCGGACCGCTACGGCCCGTTCCTTACGGATTTTCTGGGCGGGATCACGCAGGAAGCCTCGCTGGAAGGCTGGACCCTGACGATCGCCTCGTCGAATTCGCGCGAGGAGATGGAGGACACGGTCACGCGGCTTCTGCAGGAGCACAAGGTCGATGGTTTCATCCTGCCGCGAACGCAGGTCGTCGACCCAAGGGTGAAATTCCTGCAATCGAAACATGTGCCCTTCGTTCTGTTCGGCCGCACCGGTCACGGCAAGCCCGATCCGGGCCTGTCGTGGTTCGACGTCGATGGCGAGGGGGCGATGCGCGCCGCCGTCGCGCGTCTGGCGGGTTTCGGCCATCGCCGCATCGCCTTCGCCGGGTCGCATACGAGCTACAATTTCGCGCTGTTGCGCCGAGACGGCTACCGAAAGGGGCTGGAAGAGGCCGGATTGCCCTTCGATCCCGCGCTCGAGGTGATGGAGGTCTCGAACCGCGCGGAAGGGGCAGAGGCCGCGCGCCAGTTGCTCGATCTGGCCGAGCCCGCGACGGCGATCGTCTACTCCACCGACGCGACGGCGCTCGGCGCCTATGACGTGGCGCGCGAGCGGGGGCAGACGATCGGGCGCGATCTGTCGGTCATCTCCTATGACGGCATTCCCGAGGGCCGGATGGTCGATCCGCCCCTCACGACATTCGCAGTCGACAGCCAGCATGCGGGCGCGCGTCTCGCGTCGCTGCTGATCGCGCAGCTCCGTGGTGCGCCGCCCGGTGAGCTGACGGAACTGGTGGCGGCGCAACTGGAACCGGGAGGCTCCGACGGGCCGCCCGTCGACCCATAA
- a CDS encoding type III polyketide synthase — protein sequence MSVYLHGLSTALPPHCLAQSEVRERAEIIFGETYPQFERLSKTFDTAGIDRRYSVVPIDWFSEAHGWADRNAAFMEGAKALFIDAAQAALDAAGWQGSEVDCVVTVCSTGLATPSLEAQVLGEMGFRDDIMRVPIFGLGCAGGVSGLSTAQSIAAGRPGAKVLLVVVETCSLSFRADRMQKADIVAAVLFADGAAAACISTEAPGAGQVISLGQGHQKTWPDTLDIMGWDVDEIGFGVIFDRSIPGFVNSEFATAAEGALRAANLDHADIDRYVCHPGGAKVVEAIEAALHLEQGVLDAERNVLREAGNMSAPTMLFVMRAVLDAGKTGQMMGCALGPGFTASFLPFHVGPPQIEAEAA from the coding sequence ATGTCAGTTTACCTCCACGGTCTCTCCACCGCTCTGCCGCCGCATTGCCTCGCGCAATCCGAGGTGCGCGAGCGGGCCGAGATCATCTTCGGCGAGACCTACCCGCAATTCGAGCGGCTCTCGAAAACCTTCGACACGGCGGGGATCGACCGGCGTTATTCGGTCGTGCCGATCGACTGGTTCTCGGAAGCCCACGGCTGGGCGGATCGCAACGCGGCGTTCATGGAGGGCGCGAAAGCGCTGTTCATCGACGCGGCGCAGGCGGCGCTCGACGCCGCAGGCTGGCAGGGTTCGGAGGTCGATTGCGTGGTCACCGTCTGCTCGACCGGCCTCGCGACGCCCTCGCTCGAGGCGCAGGTTCTGGGCGAGATGGGCTTTCGCGACGACATCATGCGCGTGCCGATCTTCGGCCTGGGCTGCGCGGGCGGCGTTTCGGGACTGTCGACGGCGCAATCCATCGCGGCGGGCCGTCCGGGCGCGAAAGTGCTGCTCGTCGTGGTCGAGACCTGCTCGCTCTCGTTTCGCGCCGACCGGATGCAGAAGGCCGATATCGTCGCTGCCGTCCTCTTCGCCGATGGCGCGGCTGCGGCCTGTATCAGCACCGAGGCGCCGGGCGCGGGTCAGGTGATCTCGCTCGGTCAGGGGCACCAGAAGACATGGCCCGACACGCTCGACATCATGGGCTGGGACGTGGACGAGATCGGCTTCGGCGTGATCTTCGACCGCTCGATCCCGGGCTTCGTCAATTCCGAATTCGCGACGGCGGCGGAGGGCGCGCTGCGGGCCGCGAACCTCGATCACGCCGATATCGACCGCTATGTCTGCCATCCGGGCGGCGCGAAGGTCGTGGAAGCGATCGAGGCCGCGTTGCATCTGGAACAGGGCGTGCTGGATGCCGAGCGCAACGTGCTGCGCGAGGCGGGCAACATGTCGGCGCCGACCATGCTCTTCGTGATGCGCGCGGTGTTGGATGCGGGCAAGACCGGACAGATGATGGGCTGCGCGCTCGGGCCGGGCTTTACCGCCTCGTTCCTGCCCTTCCATGTCGGCCCGCCCCAAATCGAGGCGGAGGCCGCGTGA
- a CDS encoding isoprenylcysteine carboxyl methyltransferase family protein: MSLPSVLFLAFIIVQRLSELVIARRNTARLLARGAHEVGAAHYPVMVAMHSAWILCLIVFGLGQPVHLGWLALFAVLQVLRIWILTSLGGRWTTRIIILEEPLVARGPFKYVSHPNYMLVVAEIFVAPMVLGLLWVAVLFTVLNAAMLWVRIGVENKALAPMRAG, from the coding sequence ATGTCCCTCCCGAGCGTTCTCTTTCTGGCCTTCATCATCGTGCAACGGCTGAGCGAGCTTGTCATCGCCAGGCGCAACACTGCGCGGCTTCTGGCGCGTGGAGCCCATGAGGTCGGCGCGGCGCATTACCCGGTGATGGTCGCGATGCACAGCGCGTGGATCCTATGCCTTATCGTCTTCGGCCTCGGCCAGCCCGTACACCTCGGCTGGCTCGCTCTCTTTGCGGTGCTGCAGGTGCTGCGCATCTGGATCCTCACCAGCCTCGGCGGACGCTGGACGACACGGATCATCATCCTCGAAGAGCCGCTGGTCGCGCGCGGGCCGTTCAAATACGTCTCGCACCCCAATTACATGCTGGTCGTGGCCGAGATCTTCGTCGCCCCGATGGTACTGGGCCTGCTCTGGGTCGCAGTTCTGTTCACCGTACTGAACGCCGCGATGCTCTGGGTGCGGATCGGGGTCGAGAACAAGGCCCTCGCCCCGATGCGCGCAGGCTGA
- a CDS encoding TRAP transporter large permease, translating into MDPITLGLLGLAILVALIVMRVPIAYAMILVGAGGTAIINGPAILLSQLKTLAYGQFSIYDLSVVPMFVLMGALATKTGLSRDMFRAANAWFGWMRGGTAMASIAACAGFGAVCGSSLATASTMGKVALPELERYNYSPALATGSVAAGGVLGILIPPSVILVIYAVIVEANIVTMFMAALVPGLIAVALFLLTIAIYVRLVPSAGPAQGVSDKAEFWAATRGVLPVLGIFGVVIGGIYAGFYNPTPAAAIGVFAVFVYGLFRGLMSREALRSSILETAGTTGMIYLILLGAELLKIFMSRAGVPQAAADMAVNSGLPPMMVMAILLIALIVLGCLMDSMSMILLVLPFFWPVLVEINGGLYQMADGSGFGLSTDELKVWFGILALVVVELGLITPPVGMNVFVISALAKNVPMGTTFRGVFPFFLSELVRVALLLGFPALTLWLPRVLGG; encoded by the coding sequence ATGGACCCGATTACTCTCGGCCTGCTTGGCCTCGCCATTCTCGTGGCGCTTATCGTAATGCGTGTGCCCATCGCTTACGCGATGATCCTCGTGGGCGCTGGCGGCACCGCGATCATCAACGGCCCGGCGATCTTGTTGAGCCAGCTCAAGACGCTCGCTTACGGTCAATTCTCGATCTATGACCTCTCGGTCGTGCCTATGTTCGTCCTGATGGGGGCGCTGGCCACCAAGACGGGCCTGTCGCGCGACATGTTCCGCGCCGCCAATGCGTGGTTCGGCTGGATGCGCGGCGGCACCGCGATGGCCTCGATCGCCGCCTGCGCGGGCTTCGGCGCGGTCTGCGGCTCCTCGCTCGCAACCGCCTCGACGATGGGCAAGGTCGCCCTGCCGGAGCTGGAGCGCTACAACTACTCTCCCGCGCTCGCGACCGGTTCGGTCGCGGCGGGCGGCGTGCTGGGCATCCTGATCCCGCCTTCGGTGATCCTTGTGATCTACGCGGTGATCGTGGAGGCCAATATCGTCACGATGTTCATGGCGGCACTGGTGCCCGGCCTGATCGCGGTCGCTCTGTTCCTGCTGACCATCGCGATCTATGTCCGCCTCGTGCCGAGCGCGGGCCCCGCGCAGGGCGTGTCGGACAAGGCCGAGTTCTGGGCGGCCACGCGCGGCGTGCTGCCGGTGCTGGGCATCTTCGGCGTCGTCATCGGCGGCATCTATGCGGGCTTCTACAACCCGACGCCCGCCGCTGCGATCGGCGTCTTCGCGGTCTTCGTCTATGGCCTCTTCCGCGGGCTGATGTCGCGCGAAGCCCTGCGCTCGTCCATCCTCGAGACGGCGGGCACCACTGGCATGATCTACCTGATCCTGCTGGGCGCGGAGCTTCTGAAGATCTTCATGTCGCGGGCAGGGGTGCCGCAGGCGGCTGCCGATATGGCGGTGAATTCCGGCTTGCCGCCCATGATGGTGATGGCGATCCTGCTGATCGCGCTGATCGTGCTGGGCTGCCTGATGGACTCGATGTCGATGATCCTGCTGGTGCTGCCCTTCTTCTGGCCGGTGCTGGTCGAGATCAATGGCGGTCTCTACCAGATGGCGGACGGCTCGGGCTTCGGCCTCTCGACCGACGAGCTGAAGGTCTGGTTCGGTATCCTTGCGCTTGTCGTGGTGGAGCTGGGGCTGATCACGCCGCCGGTGGGGATGAATGTCTTCGTGATCTCGGCGCTGGCGAAGAACGTTCCGATGGGCACCACCTTCCGCGGTGTCTTCCCGTTCTTCCTGTCCGAGCTCGTGCGCGTCGCGCTTCTGCTAGGCTTCCCGGCGCTGACGCTGTGGCTGCCTCGCGTGCTTGGTGGCTGA
- a CDS encoding TRAP transporter small permease, with protein MHSATETFLRKAIYAWALAGGGVLAAIVAVNVWTVLGGFIGLPFAGDFELTEMGVAIAAFMFLPYCQLADQNVTADIFTSKLSAAVQRRFSAIGSVLALGFAALLLWRMYFGMLDQKSYSLATTILQIPVWWAYLPALASLALLFIAAALSLRDNWTGRA; from the coding sequence ATGCATTCTGCAACTGAGACTTTCTTGCGCAAGGCGATCTATGCCTGGGCCCTCGCCGGAGGCGGGGTGCTTGCAGCGATCGTCGCCGTAAACGTCTGGACAGTGTTGGGCGGCTTTATCGGGCTGCCCTTCGCGGGGGACTTCGAACTGACGGAGATGGGGGTCGCCATCGCGGCCTTCATGTTCCTGCCCTACTGCCAATTGGCCGATCAGAACGTGACGGCGGATATCTTCACCTCGAAACTTAGCGCCGCCGTGCAGCGTCGCTTCTCGGCCATCGGCTCGGTGCTGGCGCTGGGGTTTGCCGCGCTTCTGCTGTGGCGGATGTATTTCGGGATGCTCGATCAGAAATCCTATTCGCTCGCCACCACGATCCTGCAGATCCCGGTCTGGTGGGCTTACCTTCCCGCGCTTGCCTCGCTTGCGCTACTTTTCATCGCCGCAGCGCTGAGCCTGCGGGACAACTGGACGGGGCGTGCCTGA
- a CDS encoding TRAP transporter substrate-binding protein codes for MKLTKLLGLSAAAMLWASGSFAQEITLKLHHFLGAKAPVQTQMLEPWAKRVEELSNGKVKIDIYPAMTLGGRPPELVQQARDGVVDLIWTLNGYTPGLFPRTEVFELPTVYNNDPAATNLAMRDMFDKELKQEYEDKGLEVMFLHAHAGNGIHTVDTPVHSPADVKGLKLRTPSRTGAWVIEALNAQPVAMPVPELPQALSKKVVDGALIPWEIIPALKLQQQTQYQIEGQDHWRLGTSIFQVSMNKAKWDSLPDDVKAAFRKASDEEWLKEVGQIWRTSDNNGIKAAEADGNELITLSADETQAFKDAMQPVVTRWEDEVKGQGIDGPALVKEARELTAEEEKNLASQ; via the coding sequence ATGAAACTTACGAAACTGCTGGGCCTGAGCGCCGCAGCCATGCTCTGGGCAAGCGGGAGCTTCGCACAGGAGATCACCCTCAAGCTGCACCATTTCCTTGGTGCCAAGGCGCCGGTGCAGACGCAGATGCTGGAGCCCTGGGCCAAGCGCGTCGAAGAGTTGTCGAACGGCAAGGTCAAGATCGACATCTACCCGGCGATGACGCTGGGCGGTCGCCCGCCGGAACTCGTGCAGCAGGCGCGCGACGGTGTGGTCGATCTGATCTGGACGCTCAACGGCTATACGCCGGGTCTCTTCCCGCGCACCGAGGTGTTCGAGCTGCCGACGGTCTATAACAACGACCCGGCCGCGACCAACCTCGCGATGCGCGACATGTTCGACAAGGAACTGAAGCAGGAATACGAGGACAAGGGCCTCGAAGTGATGTTCCTGCACGCCCATGCGGGCAACGGCATCCACACCGTGGATACCCCGGTGCACAGCCCCGCCGACGTGAAGGGTCTGAAGCTGCGCACGCCGTCGCGCACGGGGGCCTGGGTGATCGAGGCGCTGAACGCGCAGCCGGTCGCGATGCCGGTGCCGGAACTGCCGCAGGCGCTGTCGAAGAAGGTCGTCGACGGGGCGCTGATCCCGTGGGAAATCATCCCCGCGCTGAAGCTGCAGCAGCAGACACAGTACCAGATCGAAGGGCAGGACCATTGGCGTCTGGGCACCTCGATCTTCCAGGTGTCGATGAACAAGGCGAAATGGGACAGCCTGCCCGATGACGTCAAGGCGGCGTTCCGCAAGGCCTCCGACGAGGAGTGGCTGAAGGAAGTCGGCCAGATCTGGCGCACCAGCGACAATAACGGGATCAAGGCCGCCGAAGCGGATGGCAACGAGCTGATCACGCTCTCGGCCGACGAGACCCAAGCCTTCAAGGATGCGATGCAGCCGGTCGTCACCCGTTGGGAAGACGAGGTGAAAGGCCAGGGCATCGACGGTCCGGCGCTGGTGAAAGAAGCCCGCGAGCTGACCGCTGAAGAAGAAAAGAACCTGGCGAGCCAGTAA
- the pobA gene encoding 4-hydroxybenzoate 3-monooxygenase: MKTQVAIIGGGPAGLLLSQLLDLHGIESVVLERRSRDYVLSRIRAGVLEQGTVDLLRAAEVGARMDRQGEIHDGVEISWHDERLNIDIKSLTGRGVMVYGQTEVTQDLYTARDARGGTVLHEAEVTAIEGLEGDGVTVHFTHEGEAKTLTADFVAGCDGFHGPSRKAIPESHRQEFERAYPFGWLGLLSETPPAAPELIYAAHDRGFALCSMRSPTLSRYYVQVPLSEKLEDWPAERFWDELRTRIPADVAETLVTGEPLEISIAPLRSFVSEPMRHGRLFLAGDSAHIVPPTGAKGLNLAASDVYYLHRAFDRFYNHGTSEGLDAYSETALSRVWKCERFSWWMTSMLHDFPETGAFERRMQRAEFEYLQMSETARKSFAENYVGLPY; the protein is encoded by the coding sequence ATGAAGACTCAAGTCGCCATCATCGGCGGTGGCCCGGCCGGGCTGCTGCTTTCGCAATTGCTCGACCTGCACGGGATCGAGAGCGTCGTGCTGGAGCGCCGCTCGCGCGATTACGTGCTGTCGCGCATCCGGGCCGGGGTGCTCGAACAGGGCACCGTCGATCTGCTGCGCGCCGCCGAAGTGGGCGCGCGAATGGACCGTCAGGGCGAAATCCACGACGGTGTCGAGATCTCGTGGCACGACGAGCGGCTCAATATAGACATCAAGAGCCTGACGGGCCGAGGGGTAATGGTCTATGGCCAGACCGAGGTGACCCAGGACCTCTATACCGCCCGCGATGCGCGCGGCGGCACCGTGCTGCACGAGGCCGAGGTAACGGCAATCGAGGGGCTTGAGGGCGACGGCGTCACCGTGCATTTCACCCATGAGGGCGAGGCCAAGACCCTGACCGCCGATTTCGTCGCGGGCTGCGACGGCTTCCACGGGCCGTCGCGCAAGGCGATCCCGGAAAGCCACCGTCAGGAATTCGAGCGCGCCTATCCGTTCGGCTGGCTTGGCCTTCTGTCCGAGACGCCGCCCGCCGCGCCCGAGCTGATCTACGCGGCCCATGATCGGGGCTTTGCGCTGTGTTCGATGCGCTCGCCCACGCTGAGCCGCTATTACGTGCAGGTGCCGCTGAGCGAAAAGCTGGAAGACTGGCCCGCAGAGCGGTTCTGGGACGAGCTGCGCACCCGCATCCCGGCCGATGTGGCAGAGACGCTGGTCACCGGCGAGCCGCTGGAGATATCGATCGCGCCGCTGCGCAGCTTCGTCTCCGAGCCGATGCGCCACGGGCGTTTGTTCCTGGCTGGCGACAGCGCCCATATCGTGCCGCCGACCGGCGCGAAGGGCCTGAACCTCGCGGCCTCGGATGTCTATTATCTGCACCGCGCTTTCGATCGGTTCTACAACCACGGCACGTCCGAAGGGCTCGACGCCTATTCCGAGACGGCGCTGTCGCGGGTCTGGAAATGCGAGCGCTTCTCGTGGTGGATGACCTCGATGCTGCACGATTTCCCGGAAACGGGTGCGTTCGAGCGCCGGATGCAGCGCGCGGAGTTCGAATATCTCCAGATGTCGGAGACCGCACGCAAGAGCTTTGCCGAAAACTACGTGGGCCTGCCTTACTGA
- a CDS encoding lyase family protein gives MSLSPLDSPLWSGLYGDAELGAMLDDAALLAAMVRVEVALAEACAAEGVVSEAAATEIAEKLTGYQPDPATLAEGAARDGVPVPALLSDLRAKLSEEAGQAIHWGATSQDIIDSATALLMTQALAVIAARLRRVIRVTGELAGREAETVMAGRTRSQIGLPVTFGALVASWGQSLIDAAARMAVMQGAGRVALHGAVGTDAALGDKAQAVRNRMAEALGLQAEDQPWHSRRDAMAGLGAQAVLLTGSLGKIGTDVVTLAQSGINEVRISGGGSSTMPHKSNPVAAEALVALARHAAHLQGSLFESALHGQFRDGAAWALEWMSLRPILVACGTSLRLAGEMLEGLEADAPRMRANLEAAGFGPYAERAIFTLAKTLPRNAAKKAVQEAMAAPDPVAALLAAHPELDGDTLTDPLLAAGQAPVQARAFAQRCNDLCGGNA, from the coding sequence ATGAGCCTCTCTCCCCTCGACAGCCCGCTCTGGTCCGGTCTCTACGGCGATGCGGAACTGGGTGCGATGCTCGACGATGCCGCATTGCTGGCGGCGATGGTGCGCGTCGAAGTGGCGCTGGCCGAGGCCTGCGCGGCCGAAGGCGTGGTGTCCGAGGCTGCGGCGACCGAGATTGCCGAGAAGCTGACCGGTTACCAGCCCGATCCGGCGACACTTGCCGAGGGCGCCGCGCGCGACGGCGTGCCGGTTCCGGCGCTGCTGAGCGATCTGCGCGCCAAGCTGTCGGAAGAGGCCGGGCAGGCGATCCATTGGGGCGCGACCTCGCAGGACATCATCGACAGTGCGACGGCGCTTTTGATGACGCAGGCGCTCGCCGTGATCGCGGCGCGGCTGCGGCGCGTGATCCGCGTGACCGGTGAACTGGCCGGGCGCGAGGCCGAGACGGTGATGGCCGGGCGAACCCGCAGCCAGATCGGTTTGCCGGTGACTTTCGGCGCGCTGGTCGCGTCCTGGGGCCAATCGCTGATCGACGCGGCGGCGCGCATGGCGGTGATGCAGGGCGCTGGGCGGGTCGCGCTACATGGCGCCGTCGGCACCGACGCGGCGCTGGGCGACAAGGCGCAGGCGGTACGTAACCGCATGGCGGAGGCGCTGGGGCTTCAGGCCGAGGATCAGCCGTGGCACAGCCGCCGCGACGCGATGGCCGGGCTCGGCGCGCAGGCGGTGTTGTTGACCGGGTCGCTGGGCAAGATCGGCACGGATGTCGTGACCCTCGCGCAATCGGGGATCAACGAGGTGCGGATCTCGGGGGGGGGCTCGTCCACCATGCCGCATAAATCGAACCCCGTGGCCGCCGAGGCGCTGGTGGCGCTGGCGCGTCACGCGGCGCATCTGCAGGGGAGCCTGTTTGAATCCGCGCTCCATGGTCAGTTCCGCGACGGCGCCGCCTGGGCGCTGGAATGGATGAGCCTGCGCCCGATCCTCGTGGCCTGTGGCACGTCGCTGCGCCTTGCCGGAGAGATGCTGGAAGGGCTCGAGGCCGACGCCCCCCGGATGCGCGCCAATCTCGAGGCCGCGGGCTTCGGCCCCTATGCCGAGCGCGCGATCTTTACGCTCGCGAAGACGCTGCCGCGCAACGCGGCGAAGAAAGCGGTGCAAGAGGCGATGGCCGCACCCGATCCCGTGGCGGCGCTTCTGGCCGCCCATCCCGAACTCGACGGGGACACCCTGACCGATCCGCTTCTTGCGGCAGGGCAGGCCCCGGTGCAGGCGCGCGCTTTCGCGCAGCGCTGCAATGACCTTTGCGGAGGAAACGCATGA